The Ramlibacter sp. PS4R-6 nucleotide sequence TGCGCCAGATGCCGCCCGCGCCGGTGCGCCAGGCGCCTTGCTCGCGTTTCGACATCCAGCACCGCCACGCCGCGCGTGTTCCCACCCTGTCCGAGCGCGAGCGCCAGATCATGGTCTGGGTCGCGATGGGCAAGACCAACCCCGAGATCGGAATGATCCTGGACATCAGCGAATTCACGGTGAAGAACCACATGAAGAGCATCTTCAGCAAACTCGACGTCACGAACCGCGCCCAAGCGGTCGCCAAGCTGGAGCGGATGCATGCCCATGCATGAGGCCAAGCCGGCAATGGGCGCGCTGAACGTTCCGCCGCCCCCTCCCTCCGCGGTCGCCGCCACGGCGCTCGCCCAGAACCGCCTGCTGCTCGCGCTCGAGGCCATCCTCGAGCCGCTCATCACGGTCCTGACGCTGTGGTTCCTGGTGCTGCTGATGGAAGGCGAGCTCGACTCCAAGTGGCTCGTCGCCTCCATCGTCGCGTTCGCCCTGTCGTTCCCCGGCAAGTCGCTGCTGCGCGCGCCGCCCGATCGCGTGGCGGTGAACATCCTGCTCGCCTGGGGCTGGACGGCGGGGCTGATGCTCGCGCTCGGCTTCGCCACCGGGCACATCTACGATTTCTCCGCGCCCATCGTCGTGCACTGGCTGTGGTTCACGCCCGCGACGCAGCTGGTCGCGCACTGGGCCCTGCGCCTGGCCGCGCCGCACCTGGTGCGCCTGCAAGGCCCGCCGCTGCGCGCGGTGGTGGTGGGCATGAACGAGCAGGGCTGCTCGCTCGCGGACCGCATCACCTCGCAGCCCTACGCGGGCATCGAGATGGTGGGCTTCTTCGACGACCGCACGCCCGACCGCATCTTCGGCCACGAGCGCCACCGCATGCTGGGGCGCATCTCCGAGATCGCGACGTTCGTGAAGCGCAACCGCGTCCAGCTCATCTACCTGTCGCTGCCCATGGCGTCGCAGCCGCGCATCAAGGAGCTGCTGGATGCGCTGAAGGACACCACGGCCTCCGTCTACTTCGTGCCCGACATGTTCGTGACCGACCTGATCCAGGGCAAGACCGACGCGGTCTGCGGCCTGCCGGTGATCTCCGTGTGCGAGACGCCGTTCCGCGGGCCGGCGGGCGTGCTCAAGCGCATCGAGGACATCGTGCTCGCTTCGCTGATCCTGGTGCTGATCTCGCCGATCCTCGCGGCCATCGCGCTGGCCGTGAAGTTCACGTCGCCGGGCCCGGTGATCTTCCGCCAGCGCCGCTACGGCCTCGATGGCGAGGAGATCCTGGTCTACAAGTTCCGCTCCATGCGCGTCACCGAGGACGGCGACAAGATCGTGCAGGCCCGCAAGGATGACGACCGGATCACGCCGCTCGGCCGCATCCTGCGCAAGACCTCTATGGATGAGCTGCCGCAATTCATCAATGTGCTGCAGGGACGGATGAGCATCGTCGGCCCGCGCCCGCATGCGGTCGCGCACAACGAAATGTATCGCGGCCTGATCAAGAGCTACATGGTCCGGCACAAGGTCAAGCCCGGCATCACGGGCTGGGCGCAGGTCAACGGTTTCCGGGGAGAAACCGAGTCCCTCGACAAGATGGAAGGGCGGATCCGCTGCGACCTCGACTACCTGCGCAACTGGTCGCTACGGCTCGATCTGTACATCATCGCGCGCACGGTGAGACTCGTTTTCAAGGATGCTTCTGCGTATTGATGAGGCTATAGTGCAACCGGACCATTGCGACTGATCGCTGGTTTCGTGAACATCAACCGGAGAAGCAACGTGCAAAAGAAACTTTCCATCCGCAACGCGCTAACGCTCGCATCGATCATTATGGCCTCCCCCGCCGTCATGGCCCAGATGGCCCGCGTCGTCGACACGAACCAGGAAGGCCTGCACTTCCAGGGCCGGCTGGGCGCGGAACACGACAGCAACGTGCTGCGCGTGGGGTCCGGCGCCGAATCCGACACCGCGTACACCGCGGGCGTGGGCCTGACGTACAACAAGCAGTTCAGCCTGCAGCGCATCCGCGCCAACATCCAGGCCGATGCGTGGCGCTACAGCGACCACTCCGAGCTGAACTTCAACACGATCAACTACGGCCTGGCCTGGGACTGGAGCATCACGCCCCGCCTGCACGGCACCGTCAGCGCCGACCGCAAGCAGTTCCGCGAAGTGACGACCGACCCGGTGACGTTCACCAACCGCATCGGCCGGCGCACCGAGCGCAACGAGCTCGCCGAAGGCGCGTTCGACATCGCCGGCCCGTGGCGCGTGATGGCGGGCGTGTCGCACTACCGCACGTCCAGCACCGAGCCCTTCAGCTGGGACGCCAGCCCCGACATCACCTACGGCCAGGTGGGCGTGGGCTACCAGGCGGCATCGGGCTCGTCCTTCGCGCTGCGCTACAAGCGCGGCAAGGGCGAATACAAGGACGCGAGCTTCGGCACGCTGAACACCGACTTCGAC carries:
- a CDS encoding undecaprenyl-phosphate glucose phosphotransferase, whose protein sequence is MPMHEAKPAMGALNVPPPPPSAVAATALAQNRLLLALEAILEPLITVLTLWFLVLLMEGELDSKWLVASIVAFALSFPGKSLLRAPPDRVAVNILLAWGWTAGLMLALGFATGHIYDFSAPIVVHWLWFTPATQLVAHWALRLAAPHLVRLQGPPLRAVVVGMNEQGCSLADRITSQPYAGIEMVGFFDDRTPDRIFGHERHRMLGRISEIATFVKRNRVQLIYLSLPMASQPRIKELLDALKDTTASVYFVPDMFVTDLIQGKTDAVCGLPVISVCETPFRGPAGVLKRIEDIVLASLILVLISPILAAIALAVKFTSPGPVIFRQRRYGLDGEEILVYKFRSMRVTEDGDKIVQARKDDDRITPLGRILRKTSMDELPQFINVLQGRMSIVGPRPHAVAHNEMYRGLIKSYMVRHKVKPGITGWAQVNGFRGETESLDKMEGRIRCDLDYLRNWSLRLDLYIIARTVRLVFKDASAY
- the epsL gene encoding XrtB/PEP-CTERM-associated polysaccharide biosynthesis outer membrane protein EpsL, which encodes MASPAVMAQMARVVDTNQEGLHFQGRLGAEHDSNVLRVGSGAESDTAYTAGVGLTYNKQFSLQRIRANIQADAWRYSDHSELNFNTINYGLAWDWSITPRLHGTVSADRKQFREVTTDPVTFTNRIGRRTERNELAEGAFDIAGPWRVMAGVSHYRTSSTEPFSWDASPDITYGQVGVGYQAASGSSFALRYKRGKGEYKDASFGTLNTDFDDDEIEATARWSVTGKTTIDARLAHVKRDHDNAPVLDFSGMVGGISATWDITGKTSLVAGYQHDLSATGLVTGGKVESDRFFLAPVWHATAKTSFNLRYDYTQRKWKDTGAAIAFANRTEKIEAIQAGVDWEALRTITVSGYIRQEKLRSSVNAGYRANVFGVLARANF